A stretch of the Capsicum annuum cultivar UCD-10X-F1 chromosome 10, UCD10Xv1.1, whole genome shotgun sequence genome encodes the following:
- the LOC107843367 gene encoding protein MODIFIER OF SNC1 11, whose protein sequence is MATTTAQQNQENPIKTLDQPSDPNPTAETVSPPTSDSAKEETKAAAAGGDDSCQGNDSQKKMKRAERFGMPVQSSEQEKRNSRAERFGTGSPVQGSDALKNSDEHKRKARAERFGLVKTDTTDEDAKKKARLTRFAPPAKIDQVEEDKRKARALRFSQSQHGSQSQANGKANNEQEAVAVDKAGEPE, encoded by the exons ATGGCCACAACAACAGCACAGCAGAATCAGGAAAATCCTATAAAAACCCTAGATCAACCGTCAGATCCCAATCCAACGGCTGAAACCGTATCGCCGCCGACATCTGATAGTGCTAAAGAGGAAACCAAGGCGGCGGCGGCGGGTGGAGATGACAGCTGTCAAGGTAATGATAGTCAGAAGAAGATGAAACGAGCTGAGCGGTTTGGTATGCCTGTTCAGTCATCTGAACAAGAGAAGCGAAATTCTCGAGCTGAGAG GTTTGGCACTGGGTCCCCAGTTCAAGGTTCAGATGCTTTAAAGAACTCTGATGAGCATAAAAGGAAGGCTAGGGCGGAGAG GTTTGGGCTTGTGAAAACTGACACAACTGACGAGGATGCTAAGAAGAAAGCTAGGTTGACAAGGTTTGCACCACCAGCGAAGATTGATCAAGTGGAGGAAGATAAAAGGAAAGCTAGGGCTCTTAG gttttcacAATCCCAGCATGGTTCACAATCACAAGCAAACGGCAAAGCAAATAATGAGCAG GAAGCTGTTGCTGTGGACAAGGCTGGAGAACCTGAATGA